One Fontisphaera persica DNA window includes the following coding sequences:
- a CDS encoding phosphotransferase enzyme family protein, translating to MAFYNEAKLRDISQRFQIYGQILHAEPCKIGHINETYTATYDQGGVKVRYIHQKINTNVFKDPVAVMSNVMRVTRHVRAKLEAAGAEDITRRTLIVVPTRDGKDFYFNGEGEAWRTFIFIENARTYESVQSPAQAYQAGRGFGTFQCQVADLPGERLHETIPNFHNTRMRFNALVKAIEADHFNRAAIAKKEINFALKQEPMVDTLLKALARGEIPERITHNDTKFNNVMLDAQTGQALCVVDLDTVMPGLALYDFGDMVRTTTSPTLEDEPDLGKVRMHMPIFKELARGYLETATFLTKAEKSYLAFSGKLITFTIGVRFLTDFLQGDVYFRVHRPQHNLDRCRTQFKLVESIHRQQEAMQAFVDSL from the coding sequence ATGGCCTTTTACAATGAAGCCAAGCTGCGGGACATTTCGCAGCGCTTTCAAATCTACGGGCAGATTTTGCATGCCGAGCCCTGCAAAATCGGGCACATCAATGAAACCTACACCGCCACCTATGACCAGGGCGGCGTGAAGGTCCGCTACATTCACCAGAAGATTAACACCAATGTCTTCAAGGACCCCGTGGCGGTGATGAGTAACGTCATGCGCGTCACCCGCCATGTGCGCGCCAAGCTGGAGGCAGCGGGGGCCGAGGACATCACCCGCCGCACGCTCATTGTGGTGCCCACCCGTGATGGCAAGGACTTTTATTTCAACGGCGAGGGCGAGGCGTGGCGCACGTTTATCTTCATTGAAAATGCGCGCACTTATGAGTCTGTGCAATCTCCGGCGCAAGCTTACCAGGCGGGCCGGGGATTTGGCACCTTTCAATGCCAGGTGGCCGATTTGCCCGGCGAGCGGCTCCACGAAACCATCCCCAATTTTCACAACACCCGCATGCGCTTCAACGCGCTGGTAAAGGCCATTGAAGCGGACCACTTCAACCGCGCCGCCATTGCGAAAAAGGAAATCAACTTTGCCCTCAAACAGGAGCCGATGGTGGACACGCTGCTCAAGGCGCTGGCCCGCGGCGAAATCCCCGAGCGCATCACCCACAACGACACCAAGTTCAACAATGTGATGCTTGACGCCCAGACTGGCCAGGCGCTGTGCGTGGTGGATTTGGACACCGTCATGCCCGGCCTGGCGCTGTATGATTTTGGCGACATGGTCCGCACCACCACCAGCCCCACCCTGGAGGACGAGCCGGACCTGGGCAAGGTGCGGATGCACATGCCCATCTTCAAAGAGCTGGCCCGCGGCTACCTGGAGACGGCCACCTTCCTCACCAAAGCGGAAAAGTCCTACCTGGCCTTTTCCGGCAAGCTCATCACCTTCACCATCGGCGTCCGTTTCCTCACGGACTTCCTGCAGGGCGACGTTTATTTTCGCGTGCACCGGCCGCAACACAACCTGGACCGCTGCCGCACCCAGTTCAAACTGGTGGAATCCATTCACCGCCAGCAGGAGGCCATGCAGGCGTTTGTGGACAGCCTCTAG
- the gatC gene encoding Asp-tRNA(Asn)/Glu-tRNA(Gln) amidotransferase subunit GatC, with translation MAQPSAARKLTRMTDTGMNVHQVAHLARLELTAAEAAAFQAQLQQVLEYVEKLKQVDISGVEPTAHPFPLENVTRPDEVRESLPHAEALQNAPARSEGLFVVPKIVE, from the coding sequence TTGGCACAACCGTCCGCGGCCCGCAAGCTGACGCGCATGACGGATACCGGCATGAACGTCCATCAAGTGGCCCATCTGGCGCGGCTGGAGCTGACCGCCGCCGAGGCCGCCGCTTTTCAAGCCCAGTTGCAGCAGGTGCTGGAGTACGTGGAGAAACTTAAGCAAGTGGATATTTCCGGCGTCGAACCAACGGCCCACCCCTTCCCTCTGGAAAACGTGACGCGCCCGGATGAAGTGCGGGAATCGCTGCCCCATGCCGAGGCTTTGCAAAACGCCCCGGCCCGCAGCGAAGGTTTGTTCGTAGTACCGAAAATTGTCGAGTAA
- the gatA gene encoding Asp-tRNA(Asn)/Glu-tRNA(Gln) amidotransferase subunit GatA, with product MLHTSNIVDLRARLHRREVSAREVMASCLRRIEAVDRQLHAFLHVDADDALAQAEAADRRLAAGEKLPLGGIPVAIKDAIAVRGHPLTCASRILGQFISPYDATVIERLKAAGAVVFGRLNMDEFAMGSSTENSAFGPTLNPWHPQYVAGGSSGGSAAAVAADECLAALGSDTGGSIRQPAAFCGCVGLKPTYGRVSRYGLVAYASSLDQIGPLTKTVADAALMLEVLAGHDPRDSTSAPRPVPACSAALGQPVKGLRVGLPKEYFVGGLEPVVKQALAEAIRVLESQGVELREISLPHTEYAIATYYIIATAEASANLARFDGIRYGRRVDGADPLELYCRTRGQGFGAEVKRRIILGTYVLSSGYYDAYYLRAQKVRTLIRQDFLRAFEQVDAILTPTAPTPPFRLGEKTADPLQMYLTDIFTISCNLAGLCGISVPCGFAEHPRRPIGLQLLGPHFGEETLLRLAYAYEQATDWWRQKPPL from the coding sequence ATGTTGCACACCTCCAACATCGTGGACTTGCGGGCGCGGTTGCACCGGCGCGAGGTCAGCGCCCGCGAGGTCATGGCATCCTGCCTGCGCCGCATCGAGGCCGTGGACCGCCAGTTGCATGCTTTTCTGCACGTGGACGCAGACGATGCGCTGGCCCAGGCCGAGGCCGCCGACCGGCGGCTGGCCGCGGGGGAAAAACTGCCCTTGGGAGGCATTCCCGTGGCCATCAAAGACGCCATCGCTGTCCGCGGGCATCCCCTGACCTGCGCTTCGCGCATTTTGGGGCAATTTATTTCCCCCTATGACGCCACGGTCATCGAAAGATTGAAGGCCGCCGGCGCTGTGGTTTTCGGGCGATTGAACATGGACGAGTTTGCCATGGGCAGTTCCACCGAAAACTCGGCCTTCGGGCCCACCCTCAATCCATGGCATCCGCAATACGTGGCAGGCGGCTCCTCCGGCGGCTCGGCGGCCGCAGTGGCGGCGGATGAATGTTTGGCGGCGCTTGGCTCGGACACCGGCGGCTCCATCCGCCAGCCGGCGGCATTTTGCGGATGCGTAGGGCTTAAGCCGACTTACGGGCGCGTGTCGCGCTACGGGCTGGTGGCCTATGCTTCGTCGCTCGACCAGATTGGCCCGCTCACCAAAACGGTGGCGGATGCCGCCCTGATGCTCGAGGTGCTGGCCGGACATGATCCGCGTGACTCGACCAGCGCGCCCCGACCCGTGCCCGCCTGCAGCGCCGCGTTGGGACAGCCGGTAAAAGGTTTGCGAGTGGGCCTGCCCAAGGAGTACTTCGTAGGCGGCTTGGAGCCGGTGGTGAAACAAGCCCTTGCGGAAGCCATTCGCGTGTTGGAATCCCAGGGCGTGGAGTTGCGGGAAATCTCCCTGCCCCACACGGAATACGCCATCGCCACTTATTACATTATTGCCACGGCCGAAGCCAGCGCCAACCTGGCGCGTTTTGACGGCATTCGTTACGGTCGGCGGGTGGACGGCGCCGACCCGCTTGAGCTTTACTGCCGCACGCGCGGCCAGGGCTTTGGCGCGGAGGTCAAACGACGCATCATCCTCGGCACGTATGTGCTAAGCAGCGGGTACTACGACGCCTACTATTTGCGCGCCCAAAAGGTGCGTACCCTCATCCGGCAGGATTTCCTGCGCGCGTTTGAGCAGGTGGATGCCATCCTCACCCCCACGGCGCCCACCCCGCCCTTCCGGCTGGGCGAAAAAACGGCGGACCCATTGCAAATGTATTTGACGGACATTTTCACCATTTCCTGCAATCTCGCCGGCTTGTGCGGCATCAGTGTGCCCTGCGGTTTTGCGGAGCATCCGCGGCGCCCGATTGGCCTGCAACTGCTGGGGCCGCATTTTGGCGAGGAGACATTGCTCCGGCTGGCTTATGCCTACGAGCAGGCCACGGACTGGTGGCGGCAGAAACCTCCCCTTTAA
- a CDS encoding TlpA family protein disulfide reductase: MTLRCVGGGWLAAVCLLAAHIACGQTSTPPVERITAFVLQDQYGTNHTLSLPLRRLTLFTVADKQGADEVAGWVSPVYLLYSNRLDIVGIANVSAAPRWWQGQVRRDIRRTYAHPVLLDWTGAVTASFGAAHTALAVFVARPDGAIIYRQTGPATAAALERLLQLLAAELKQQP, translated from the coding sequence ATGACGCTGCGCTGTGTCGGGGGCGGCTGGCTGGCCGCCGTGTGCCTGCTGGCGGCCCACATTGCCTGCGGCCAGACTTCAACGCCACCGGTGGAGCGTATCACTGCCTTTGTCTTGCAGGACCAATATGGCACCAATCACACTCTTTCCCTGCCCCTGCGCCGCCTCACGTTGTTCACCGTGGCTGACAAACAGGGGGCGGACGAAGTGGCGGGGTGGGTCAGTCCCGTTTATCTTCTGTACAGCAATCGCCTGGACATTGTTGGCATTGCCAACGTCAGTGCGGCGCCGCGCTGGTGGCAAGGGCAGGTCCGCCGCGACATTCGCCGGACCTATGCGCATCCGGTCCTGCTGGATTGGACGGGCGCCGTCACCGCGTCCTTTGGGGCCGCCCACACGGCGCTGGCGGTTTTCGTGGCCCGGCCGGATGGCGCCATCATTTATCGGCAGACCGGCCCCGCCACGGCGGCGGCTTTGGAACGCCTGTTGCAATTATTGGCCGCAGAATTAAAACAACAGCCTTGA
- a CDS encoding sulfatase-like hydrolase/transferase: MIVCLSLTQGVRSYWRQAALVLVLCLVGVRPLAAAPLPRPLIKNSAYGRPNVVLLWAEGLTYGDLPPYGATNRQMPHWQQLAREGVRFDCAYGGGPHPQLSVRLLLAGQEEQTPASSGPSLLPSRKETPALPELLREQGYVTGTLGWWPPGESWPPLKHGFEEWLGSFDRAEAQQVYPQYLHRNAIRHEFNPPATPQRFAAPQLMVTAMTNFVRTSRLYPFYLQMIYPSPPTNASRQEWLERLDRDLGLLLATLRQYRVETQTVVIAGGLTPSREGREAPSTLRSPAGLLRCTTNAVYEGDLRIPLLMRWPEKLKAGVTNTHPLTLPDLHATLAAWGDVSLPEEARTLSQADWLVRGNTNHLQARGCWLNPNNGAAALRDGPWKLVRPHPQAPWELYHLEKDPAERENLVGRLPEELKRMQALWEKRRAAKAP; encoded by the coding sequence ATGATTGTGTGCCTGTCACTGACGCAGGGTGTCCGCAGCTACTGGCGCCAGGCCGCCCTCGTGCTGGTTTTGTGCCTGGTGGGGGTCCGGCCCCTGGCGGCGGCGCCCCTGCCGCGGCCGCTGATTAAAAACAGCGCCTACGGACGGCCCAATGTGGTTTTGTTATGGGCTGAAGGGTTGACCTATGGCGATTTGCCGCCCTATGGGGCGACCAACCGCCAGATGCCACACTGGCAACAATTGGCGCGCGAAGGCGTACGCTTCGATTGTGCCTATGGCGGCGGCCCGCATCCCCAGCTCTCCGTCCGTCTCTTGCTGGCAGGACAGGAAGAACAGACGCCTGCGTCCTCCGGCCCATCCCTGCTACCCTCCCGCAAGGAAACGCCGGCGCTGCCCGAATTATTGCGGGAGCAAGGTTACGTCACCGGGACGCTGGGCTGGTGGCCGCCCGGCGAAAGCTGGCCGCCCTTGAAACACGGATTTGAGGAATGGCTGGGCAGCTTTGACCGTGCGGAGGCGCAACAGGTGTATCCGCAGTATCTGCATCGCAATGCCATCCGCCACGAGTTTAATCCTCCTGCCACGCCGCAACGATTTGCAGCTCCGCAATTAATGGTGACCGCCATGACGAATTTCGTGCGGACTTCACGTCTGTACCCCTTTTACCTGCAAATGATTTATCCGTCCCCCCCCACCAACGCCAGCCGCCAGGAATGGTTGGAGCGGCTGGACCGCGACCTGGGCCTTCTCCTGGCCACGTTGCGCCAATACCGCGTGGAAACCCAAACCGTGGTCATCGCGGGGGGCCTGACTCCTTCCCGCGAAGGCAGGGAAGCACCCAGCACCTTGCGTAGTCCGGCGGGGCTGCTCCGTTGCACCACCAACGCCGTTTATGAGGGCGATTTACGAATCCCTCTACTGATGCGCTGGCCGGAAAAGTTAAAGGCCGGCGTCACCAACACCCATCCTTTGACCCTGCCGGACCTGCACGCCACCCTGGCAGCGTGGGGCGATGTCTCCCTGCCCGAAGAAGCGCGCACGCTCTCGCAAGCGGACTGGCTGGTGCGCGGCAATACCAATCATCTTCAAGCGCGCGGCTGCTGGCTCAACCCTAACAATGGAGCAGCCGCCCTGCGCGATGGTCCCTGGAAATTGGTCCGGCCCCATCCCCAGGCGCCGTGGGAACTTTATCATCTGGAGAAGGACCCAGCGGAGCGCGAAAATCTGGTGGGGCGGCTGCCGGAGGAGCTGAAAAGGATGCAAGCGTTGTGGGAAAAACGGCGCGCGGCCAAGGCGCCCTGA
- a CDS encoding YdcF family protein, translating into MITNLQRMVFNLLEPVGLVWAALGLFTLWALSRKRWRLALLPGLLALLMFVVGSTGFSGWLLGRLEKQHLAPPLPELPVADAVVVLGGGFEPSRLDAFGLGVTADGDRLFMGLELMRLGRGRALVLGGAEAALPDGQKRVEADMVRKWLEAWQLPQAPVISLGGCDNTREEALKVAQLCRERGWKQVVLVTSAYHMPRAVACFKTAGVPVIPVPCDFKTSVSLEGPPSFNLVPRYQGLVKMSLYVREKLAWALYRWRGWINKESS; encoded by the coding sequence ATGATCACCAATCTGCAACGGATGGTGTTCAACCTTCTGGAGCCGGTCGGCCTGGTGTGGGCTGCCTTGGGGTTGTTCACCTTGTGGGCCCTGTCGCGCAAACGCTGGCGGCTGGCGCTCCTGCCAGGGCTGCTGGCCCTGCTGATGTTTGTCGTGGGCAGCACAGGATTTTCCGGCTGGCTGCTCGGGCGGCTGGAAAAGCAACATCTGGCGCCACCGTTGCCTGAATTGCCCGTGGCCGATGCCGTGGTGGTGCTGGGCGGCGGCTTTGAGCCTTCCCGGCTGGATGCCTTTGGGCTGGGCGTCACGGCTGATGGTGACCGCCTGTTCATGGGCTTGGAATTGATGCGCCTGGGCCGGGGGCGCGCCCTGGTGTTGGGCGGAGCGGAAGCCGCCCTGCCTGACGGCCAAAAGCGCGTGGAGGCTGACATGGTGCGAAAATGGCTGGAGGCCTGGCAACTGCCCCAAGCTCCGGTCATCAGTTTGGGCGGCTGTGATAACACCCGCGAGGAGGCGCTGAAAGTGGCGCAGCTTTGCCGGGAGCGCGGATGGAAGCAGGTGGTGTTGGTTACCTCCGCGTATCACATGCCGCGGGCCGTGGCCTGTTTCAAAACAGCGGGGGTGCCAGTCATTCCCGTGCCATGTGATTTCAAAACTTCGGTCAGTCTGGAAGGTCCGCCCTCGTTCAACCTGGTGCCGCGGTACCAAGGATTGGTGAAAATGTCGCTGTATGTCCGGGAAAAACTGGCGTGGGCGTTGTATCGCTGGCGGGGGTGGATAAATAAGGAGTCGAGCTAG
- a CDS encoding aldehyde dehydrogenase family protein — MADATIPAEPAAPPEFRLFLGGEWVDGEAVVDIRSPYDGAVAGRVHRASPAHLEQAIQCAERAFAVTRRLPTHQRAAILEGVVAGLKADREGIARLIALEAGKPLKYARAEVARAILTFTDAVEESKRLRGEWLPLDLDAASEGRQGLVRRFPLGPVAAITPFNFPLNLVAHKVAPALACGNPVVLKPASQPPLTSLRLAEILQNAGAPPGSFNVLHCPGALAEVLATDPRMKYLSFTGSGKVGWRLRDIAGHKKVALELGGNAGVAVHSDADLDYAAQRCAMGGFAYAGQTCISVQRIFVHQPVLESFLEKFIACTRRLKVGNPLDEETDVGPMISEAEARRALAWVQEALQDGAKVVLGGETRGNLMPPMILTRTTPAMKVNCQEIFAPVVTVEPYRDWAEALRLINDSPYGLQAGIFTRDMPAIQQAFETLEVGGLLVNDVPTWRADVMPYGGWKESGLGREGVRYAIEGMTERRIMVWKA, encoded by the coding sequence ATGGCTGATGCCACCATTCCCGCTGAACCTGCCGCGCCCCCGGAATTCCGGCTGTTCCTTGGCGGTGAATGGGTGGACGGCGAGGCGGTGGTGGACATTCGCTCGCCTTATGACGGCGCGGTGGCGGGGCGGGTGCATCGGGCTTCGCCGGCGCATCTGGAGCAGGCCATTCAATGCGCGGAGCGCGCCTTTGCCGTCACCCGCCGCCTGCCCACCCATCAGCGCGCCGCCATTTTGGAAGGCGTGGTGGCGGGTTTGAAAGCCGACCGGGAGGGCATCGCGCGGCTCATAGCCCTGGAGGCGGGCAAGCCGCTGAAGTACGCCCGGGCTGAGGTGGCCCGCGCCATTTTGACTTTTACCGATGCGGTGGAGGAATCCAAACGCCTGCGGGGCGAATGGCTGCCGCTGGACCTGGACGCCGCCAGCGAGGGCCGCCAAGGCTTGGTGCGGCGGTTTCCCCTGGGGCCGGTGGCGGCAATCACCCCGTTCAATTTTCCCTTGAATCTGGTGGCGCACAAAGTCGCCCCAGCCCTGGCCTGCGGCAATCCGGTGGTGCTCAAGCCCGCCTCGCAACCCCCCTTGACCTCCCTGCGGCTCGCCGAAATTCTGCAAAACGCCGGCGCTCCCCCCGGCAGTTTCAATGTGTTGCATTGCCCGGGTGCGCTGGCAGAGGTATTGGCCACCGACCCGCGCATGAAATACCTGAGCTTTACCGGCAGCGGCAAGGTGGGCTGGCGGCTGCGGGACATCGCCGGTCACAAGAAAGTGGCCCTGGAGCTGGGCGGCAACGCCGGCGTGGCGGTGCATTCGGATGCGGATTTGGACTACGCCGCCCAGCGCTGCGCCATGGGTGGGTTTGCCTACGCCGGCCAGACCTGCATCAGCGTACAGCGCATTTTTGTGCATCAGCCGGTGCTGGAATCGTTCTTGGAGAAATTCATCGCCTGCACCCGGCGACTGAAGGTGGGGAATCCCTTGGACGAGGAAACGGACGTAGGCCCCATGATTTCCGAAGCGGAGGCCCGCCGCGCCCTGGCGTGGGTGCAGGAGGCCCTGCAGGACGGGGCCAAAGTGGTTTTGGGCGGCGAAACTCGCGGCAACCTGATGCCGCCCATGATTTTAACGCGCACCACCCCCGCCATGAAGGTGAATTGCCAGGAGATATTTGCGCCGGTGGTCACGGTGGAGCCGTACCGCGACTGGGCAGAGGCGTTGCGGTTAATCAACGATTCTCCCTATGGTTTGCAGGCGGGGATTTTCACTCGCGACATGCCGGCCATTCAGCAGGCCTTTGAGACGCTCGAAGTGGGCGGCTTGCTGGTCAACGATGTGCCCACCTGGCGGGCGGATGTGATGCCTTACGGGGGTTGGAAGGAGTCGGGCTTGGGGCGGGAGGGCGTCCGTTACGCCATCGAGGGCATGACCGAGCGGCGCATCATGGTGTGGAAGGCATGA
- a CDS encoding BMC domain-containing protein, producing MKERAIGLIELSSVASGFQVADTMLKAGNVRLILSRSICSGKYMVLIGGDAAAVRSAVESGAAAANGCLIDQFVITNVHEDVIAALGRTHPGEPTGALGILESFNVATLLQAADAAAKAASVTLMEIRLAMALGGKAFVTMTGDVGSVQAAVAAGKKIIADAGVLVNAVVISRPHPDVYREVI from the coding sequence ATGAAAGAACGAGCCATTGGTTTGATTGAGTTGTCCAGTGTGGCCAGCGGATTTCAGGTGGCCGACACCATGCTCAAGGCGGGGAATGTGCGGTTGATTTTGTCGCGCTCCATTTGCTCCGGCAAGTACATGGTGCTCATCGGGGGCGACGCGGCCGCCGTTAGAAGCGCGGTGGAATCGGGCGCGGCGGCGGCCAACGGGTGCCTTATTGACCAGTTTGTCATCACCAACGTGCATGAGGACGTCATCGCCGCTCTGGGCCGCACGCACCCCGGCGAGCCGACGGGCGCCTTGGGGATTCTGGAATCGTTCAACGTGGCCACATTGTTGCAGGCGGCGGATGCCGCCGCCAAAGCCGCCAGCGTGACCTTGATGGAAATCCGGCTGGCCATGGCGCTGGGGGGCAAGGCTTTTGTGACCATGACTGGCGATGTCGGCTCGGTACAGGCGGCGGTGGCCGCGGGCAAAAAAATCATCGCTGATGCCGGCGTGCTGGTCAACGCGGTGGTCATTTCCCGGCCCCACCCGGACGTATATCGGGAGGTCATCTAA
- a CDS encoding 4Fe-4S dicluster domain-containing protein → MSLVEQVRQAGVVGAGGGGFPTHVKLSAKADTVIANGAECEPLLHKDAVVMEEWAQEMRDGMLLAMEAVGAQTGVIGIKAKKKKAIEAVTRAIAGTPLRLELLGDYYPSGDEYDLVYTVTGRLIPPQGIPLNVGVVVNNVETFVNVARAARGQPVTHKMVTLAGAVREPCTLVVPVGVTWRECLEAAGGATTAEPVLCIGGLMMGQTTLDLDTPVTKTATGVVVLPREHHIIQRKLNPQPRMAQIGKSACDQCRYCTEFCPRYLLGYAVEPHQVMRSLAFTATGAEYWNQWAALCCSCGLCTLYACPEELYPKEACDDAKAAMRRANQKWSGKMEVQVHPLREGRRVPIQALTRKLHVQEYDVPAPLREWKGRPRELHLLLKQHAGAPAQPQVKVGDTVKAGQIIAAPAPNALGATLHAPLAGRVAAVTPERISLAVL, encoded by the coding sequence ATGAGCCTGGTAGAACAAGTCCGGCAAGCCGGCGTGGTGGGCGCGGGCGGCGGCGGCTTTCCCACCCACGTCAAACTGTCCGCCAAGGCGGATACCGTGATTGCCAACGGCGCGGAATGCGAGCCGCTGCTCCACAAAGACGCGGTGGTGATGGAGGAGTGGGCGCAGGAGATGCGGGACGGCATGCTGCTCGCTATGGAAGCGGTGGGCGCGCAAACCGGCGTGATTGGCATCAAGGCCAAAAAGAAAAAAGCCATCGAGGCCGTGACCCGGGCCATTGCCGGGACACCTTTGCGGCTGGAGTTGCTGGGGGATTATTACCCCTCGGGAGATGAATACGATTTGGTGTACACCGTGACGGGAAGACTCATTCCGCCGCAGGGCATTCCGCTGAATGTGGGGGTGGTGGTCAATAACGTGGAAACGTTTGTCAATGTGGCCCGAGCCGCGCGCGGCCAGCCGGTCACGCACAAGATGGTGACCCTGGCCGGCGCCGTGCGCGAGCCTTGCACGCTGGTGGTGCCGGTGGGCGTCACGTGGCGGGAATGCCTGGAGGCCGCCGGCGGCGCCACCACGGCGGAGCCGGTGTTGTGCATTGGCGGATTGATGATGGGACAAACCACGCTGGACCTGGACACCCCGGTGACCAAGACCGCCACCGGGGTGGTGGTGTTGCCGCGTGAGCATCACATCATCCAACGCAAGCTCAATCCCCAGCCGCGCATGGCGCAAATCGGCAAATCAGCCTGCGACCAGTGCCGTTACTGCACGGAGTTTTGCCCGCGGTATTTGCTCGGGTACGCCGTGGAGCCGCATCAGGTGATGCGCAGCCTGGCTTTCACTGCCACCGGCGCGGAATACTGGAACCAGTGGGCGGCCCTTTGCTGCTCCTGCGGCTTGTGCACGCTCTACGCCTGCCCGGAGGAGCTGTATCCCAAGGAAGCCTGCGATGACGCGAAGGCCGCCATGCGCCGCGCCAACCAGAAATGGAGCGGCAAAATGGAGGTGCAGGTGCATCCCTTGCGGGAAGGGCGCCGTGTGCCCATCCAGGCGCTGACCCGCAAGCTGCACGTCCAGGAATACGATGTGCCGGCGCCGCTGCGCGAATGGAAGGGGCGCCCCCGGGAACTGCACTTGCTCCTTAAACAGCACGCGGGCGCGCCCGCCCAACCGCAGGTGAAGGTGGGGGACACCGTCAAGGCCGGGCAAATCATCGCGGCGCCTGCCCCCAACGCCCTGGGCGCCACGCTGCATGCGCCGCTGGCGGGGCGGGTGGCAGCGGTGACGCCCGAGCGCATTTCCCTGGCGGTTTTGTGA